A genomic window from Equus asinus isolate D_3611 breed Donkey chromosome 25, EquAss-T2T_v2, whole genome shotgun sequence includes:
- the TEX50 gene encoding testis-expressed protein 50 translates to MSFQGLSLIFPFLFICFFKETFCVCDGTIWTKVGWEILPEEMQYLKFKPSPSYCLPYPLNNLCFNFVNMDIFQGYLYFTYTLVQALSFILFVLSVHYLWMKWKKHQKKLKKQPSLDTLGNDLEGPSFQDIDEILCRLMAKTSMLTTYLNQSSHYPLAKKVKHGKPKRKKTEGGGARRYPYAHVTRSNMKVT, encoded by the exons ATGTCCTTTCAAGGACTAtccctcatttttccttttttgtttatctgcttCTTCAAGGAGACCTTCTGCGTTTGTGATGGAACCATCTGGACAAAGGTTGGATGGGAAATTCTTCCAGAAGAAATGCAGTATCTGAAATTTAAGCCTTCTCCATCTTACTGTCTCCCTTACCCTCTGAACAATCTATGCTTCAATTTTGTTAATATGGATATATTTCAGGGTTATTTATATTTCACTTATACTTTAGTACAGGCTCTTTCTTTTATCCTATTTGTTTTATCTGTGCATTACCTGTGGATGAAATGGAAGAAACACCAAAAAAAG ctGAAAAAACAACCCTCCTTAGATACACTTGGTAATGATTTAGAAGGCCCGTCCTTCCAGGACATTGATGAAATACTCTGCAGACTGATGGCTAAAACATCAATGCTGACCACATATCTGAATCAGTCATCCCATTATCCTCTGGCTAAGAAAGTCAAGCACGGAAAACCAAAGAGGAAGAAGActgaaggaggaggagccagAAGATATCCATATGCACATGTAACTCGGTCCAATATGAAGGTTACATAA